attgtaaatatataatttgaaattgaaaataataacaattatcgaggtaagttttaAGAGTAATGATTCGAGCAGTGATCATTGCATTTGGCATTGTGTAAGTACCATAACTTACCTTATTTGTTAGTATGTCTTACCGAAATATCTTGATTATTTGCTGAcatctttttgaaaatatgttatTGAATTATGTCTTTCCGATATCAAAAAACTAGAGGGTTGGTTATATGGAGATCAGGTGGCCCGGTGGAGTTATAAGGGGTATAGCCTACAAGCTTCAATGTGTTCAATCGTATTCTGGGCAGGATCAGGCTGATACAAGTGCTTCGGATGTTATAACTACTAACACAGAAAATATGGTAGTTAAGGACTCTGTTAGGACTGAGGAGTCCTTCATGCCTTCTTCTTCGGAATATTTGAAGGATCTATCTAAAGAAAAGCTCATGGATTTGTGTGAACTCGAACATTTGTTAGATGAGCTAGGTCCACGATATAAAGATTTCTCACGTCGAGAACCGTTGGCTGTTGATGCGGACTTGCTTCCACATGTTTTTCTTGGGTATCAACCCCCAATCACACGCCTTCCTTATGGGGTAAGACATTGTTTGAAGGATCATGAAATGACTACTTTCCGTAGACTTGTGAGGTCAACGCCTCCACATTTTGTCTTAGGTAAGTGAATGTATGAGATTGTCTTTGTATCACTAAATGTTTCACCATAACTTTTTCTCTTG
This genomic stretch from Gossypium raimondii isolate GPD5lz chromosome 6, ASM2569854v1, whole genome shotgun sequence harbors:
- the LOC128031990 gene encoding CRM-domain containing factor CFM3A, chloroplastic/mitochondrial-like, encoding MEIRWPGGVIRGIAYKLQCVQSYSGQDQADTSASDVITTNTENMVVKDSVRTEESFMPSSSEYLKDLSKEKLMDLCELEHLLDELGPRYKDFSRREPLAVDADLLPHVFLGYQPPITRLPYGVRHCLKDHEMTTFRRLVRSTPPHFVLGINREWQSLA